A part of Myxococcus landrumus genomic DNA contains:
- a CDS encoding tellurite resistance TerB family protein yields the protein MAREQAMSARKERNAALVEVMLLAAMADGRVSQRELQTLLSRVLERPEFEGTRSEELNALVESSVVKLAEVRNLEDLLASLRRRLPDHKNRMLAFGLAAAVALADQRATKSELGLLKTFQAALGISEDEVAQIIDVIENGGSLAEALGEPLERLYAEVMVLVSAADGRLKEAEARALVESFAADPLFENVSPERAQSFVSEAVAALSAEGLPQRLHVLAHGLTTHAQRVKAFRLATKIAFASGEPSLAEQRILDMLQATFGLADDEVARLGREG from the coding sequence ATGGCTCGAGAGCAGGCAATGAGCGCTCGTAAGGAACGCAACGCGGCGCTGGTGGAGGTGATGTTGCTGGCGGCCATGGCCGACGGCCGTGTCTCCCAGAGGGAGCTTCAGACGCTGCTCAGCCGCGTGCTGGAGCGGCCGGAGTTCGAGGGCACGCGTTCCGAGGAGCTCAACGCGCTGGTGGAATCCAGCGTGGTGAAGCTGGCGGAGGTCCGCAACCTGGAGGACCTGCTGGCGTCCCTGCGGCGCCGGCTGCCGGACCACAAGAACCGGATGCTGGCCTTCGGGCTGGCGGCGGCGGTGGCGCTGGCGGACCAGCGGGCCACCAAGAGCGAGCTGGGGTTGCTCAAGACGTTCCAGGCCGCGCTGGGCATCTCCGAGGACGAGGTGGCGCAAATCATCGACGTCATCGAGAACGGCGGCAGCCTGGCGGAGGCGCTGGGTGAGCCCCTGGAGCGGCTGTACGCGGAGGTCATGGTGCTGGTGAGCGCGGCGGACGGGCGGCTGAAGGAGGCCGAGGCCCGGGCGCTGGTGGAGAGCTTCGCGGCGGACCCCCTGTTCGAGAACGTCAGCCCGGAGCGCGCGCAGAGCTTCGTGAGCGAGGCGGTGGCGGCGCTCTCCGCGGAGGGGCTGCCCCAGCGGCTGCACGTGCTGGCCCATGGGTTGACCACCCACGCCCAGCGGGTGAAGGCCTTCCGGCTGGCCACGAAAATCGCCTTCGCGAGCGGGGAGCCCAGTCTGGCGGAGCAGCGCATCCTGGACATGTTGCAGGCGACTTTCGGTCTGGCCGACGACGAAGTGGCGCGGTTGGGCAGGGAGGGGTAG
- a CDS encoding phosphate/phosphite/phosphonate ABC transporter substrate-binding protein yields MTLQVPPSSRHSFRFGLPPSLGNETARERADRLAAFLQRALGKLVEVSVASSYETLAKDLLSGRADAAWAPPFVCARMEAMGVRVVVRGVRRGMSSYRSALVCRAGAGLTLDRLKGTTAAWVDRDSVAGYLLPTAYLKAQGVEPARAFFAQHFTSSYRGALEAVLDGKADVASVFCPPASTGLTYTTGVEDVLGAGAGRRFELIAYTDEAPNDGVPVAMGLAPQLVTALESTLLGLPSSAEGVALLKDIFNAERFEPAPRMGYRALYRVALASL; encoded by the coding sequence ATGACCCTTCAAGTCCCTCCATCGTCCAGACACTCCTTCCGCTTCGGACTGCCGCCGTCGCTGGGCAATGAAACGGCGCGGGAGCGAGCGGACCGGCTGGCGGCCTTCCTCCAGCGGGCGTTGGGCAAGCTGGTGGAGGTGAGCGTCGCGTCGAGCTACGAGACGCTCGCCAAGGATTTGCTCTCGGGCCGCGCGGACGCGGCCTGGGCGCCTCCCTTCGTCTGCGCGCGGATGGAGGCCATGGGCGTGAGGGTGGTGGTGCGCGGGGTCCGTCGGGGCATGTCCTCCTACCGCTCGGCGCTGGTGTGCCGCGCGGGAGCGGGGCTGACGCTGGACCGGCTCAAGGGCACCACGGCGGCCTGGGTGGACCGGGATTCGGTGGCGGGCTACCTGCTCCCCACCGCGTACCTGAAGGCGCAGGGCGTGGAGCCCGCGCGGGCCTTCTTCGCGCAGCACTTCACCAGCTCCTACCGGGGCGCGCTGGAGGCGGTGCTCGACGGCAAGGCGGATGTGGCCAGCGTCTTCTGCCCTCCGGCCTCCACCGGCCTGACGTACACGACGGGCGTGGAGGATGTGCTGGGGGCGGGCGCGGGACGCCGCTTCGAGCTCATCGCGTACACGGACGAGGCGCCCAATGACGGCGTGCCGGTGGCCATGGGCCTGGCGCCGCAGCTGGTGACGGCGTTGGAGTCCACGCTGCTGGGACTCCCGTCCTCCGCGGAGGGCGTGGCGCTGCTGAAGGACATCTTCAACGCGGAGCGCTTCGAGCCCGCGCCGCGCATGGGCTATCGCGCGCTGTACCGCGTGGCGCTCGCGAGCCTGTAG
- a CDS encoding GFA family protein yields MSELKSYEGGCHCGAVRYEVKLNLSEPVVSCNCSICQKSGTMLSFTPVEHFSLRSGQDVLTNYQFNKKVIHHLFCSKCGVRSFARGVGPDGREMAAVNVRCLDGMDLSTLKSFQFNGRDL; encoded by the coding sequence ATGAGCGAACTCAAGAGCTACGAAGGCGGCTGTCACTGTGGCGCGGTCCGGTACGAGGTGAAGCTCAACCTCTCCGAGCCGGTGGTTTCGTGTAACTGCTCCATCTGCCAGAAGTCTGGGACGATGTTGAGCTTCACCCCGGTGGAGCACTTCTCGCTGCGCTCGGGGCAGGACGTCCTCACGAACTACCAGTTCAACAAGAAGGTCATCCACCACCTGTTCTGCTCGAAGTGTGGCGTGCGCTCCTTCGCGCGCGGCGTCGGGCCGGACGGTCGGGAGATGGCCGCGGTCAACGTGCGCTGCCTGGACGGCATGGACCTGTCCACGCTGAAGTCGTTCCAGTTCAACGGCCGCGACCTCTGA
- a CDS encoding serine/threonine protein kinase yields MTRRGLPRVGPRGYRCVDVETFGRYELLRKIAIGGMGAVYLARQKGPVGFQKQLVVKRLLPHLSEDDEFIEMFLDEGRIAAHLNHPNIAQIYDLGDVDGQYFIAMEYVHGEAVGPLGLRAQQRKLTIPLALKCRIIADAAAGLDAAHNARSPSGRKLALIHRDVSPQNVLVGYNGGVKLIDFGVAKASGKFSQTVVGTIKGKHAYMSPEQARGEPLDHRSDIFGLGTVFYELLTHQRLFKRDTEISTLKAVVGAKLIPPSELSPDIPKELDAIVLKALARKRDERFSSAGEVQLALDEFLVQHKLHATPAHLAAFMQDMYSEELEEERLAAEPTVIHYDPRIAARQQAAAAAAAAGDTGSHAGRPSARPGSKGPPGVSSSSTAPMAPRRAPTGSASAAAPVSSRAQGTGSGPAPSAPAVSAPAGSKGGTGSGKAPSPPPHRTGAATAGSAPKRVPTRAPLDETQDD; encoded by the coding sequence ATGACGCGGCGCGGGCTTCCGCGCGTCGGTCCTCGCGGCTATCGTTGCGTCGACGTGGAGACATTCGGTCGCTACGAGTTGCTGCGCAAAATCGCCATCGGCGGGATGGGTGCCGTCTATCTCGCGCGGCAGAAGGGGCCGGTGGGCTTCCAGAAGCAGCTGGTCGTGAAGCGGCTGCTGCCCCACCTGTCCGAGGACGATGAGTTCATCGAGATGTTTCTCGACGAGGGGCGCATCGCCGCGCACCTCAACCACCCCAACATCGCCCAGATTTATGACCTGGGTGACGTCGACGGGCAGTACTTCATCGCGATGGAGTACGTGCACGGCGAGGCCGTGGGGCCCCTGGGACTCAGGGCGCAGCAGCGCAAGCTGACGATTCCCCTGGCGCTCAAGTGCCGCATCATCGCGGACGCGGCGGCGGGGCTGGATGCGGCGCACAACGCGCGCAGCCCCTCCGGCCGCAAGCTCGCGTTGATCCACCGGGACGTGTCTCCGCAGAACGTGCTCGTGGGCTACAACGGCGGCGTCAAGCTCATCGACTTCGGTGTCGCCAAGGCGTCCGGGAAGTTCTCCCAGACGGTGGTCGGCACCATCAAGGGCAAGCACGCGTACATGTCCCCGGAGCAGGCGCGGGGCGAGCCCCTGGACCACCGCTCCGACATCTTCGGCCTGGGCACGGTGTTCTACGAGCTGCTCACGCACCAGCGGCTGTTCAAGCGCGACACGGAAATCTCGACGCTGAAGGCGGTGGTGGGCGCGAAGCTGATTCCCCCCTCGGAGCTGTCGCCCGACATCCCCAAGGAGCTGGACGCCATCGTGCTGAAGGCGCTGGCGCGCAAGCGGGACGAGCGCTTCTCCTCGGCCGGAGAGGTGCAGCTCGCGCTGGATGAGTTCCTGGTGCAGCACAAGCTGCACGCGACGCCCGCGCACCTCGCGGCGTTCATGCAGGACATGTATTCGGAGGAGCTGGAGGAGGAGCGGCTCGCGGCCGAGCCCACCGTCATCCACTACGACCCGCGCATCGCCGCCCGACAGCAGGCCGCGGCGGCGGCGGCCGCGGCAGGTGACACGGGCTCGCATGCGGGTCGGCCCTCGGCGCGCCCCGGCTCCAAGGGACCGCCCGGAGTCTCCTCGTCGTCGACCGCGCCCATGGCCCCTCGGCGCGCGCCGACCGGCTCCGCCTCGGCGGCGGCCCCCGTGTCATCGCGCGCGCAGGGGACTGGGAGTGGCCCTGCGCCCTCGGCGCCAGCGGTCTCCGCGCCCGCCGGGAGCAAGGGCGGGACAGGCTCTGGCAAGGCGCCCTCGCCGCCACCTCACAGGACGGGGGCGGCCACCGCTGGCTCCGCGCCCAAGCGTGTGCCGACGCGGGCTCCGCTGGACGAGACGCAAGACGACTAG
- a CDS encoding choice-of-anchor D domain-containing protein: MGMGQRGRVLALAVLVATLVACHEGEETRAVQATAVVDMDVLDFGEVPVGEWREREVRIRNIGYVPFFAIEALPIIGNPSYEVELQDGGGRVMPGQSHVVRVRFHPLEEGVTQETVHVTTDANQGSQAQVKVTGLGTPTQIGIDPPVLDYETLEVDSDRALEVTITNPVDLPLTLVVRGSSPDPFTPDTLTIPPQSSRKVSTQYLPRALGAMDARLEVRSCEHCTPSVVELKGHSVATAFVFDPAPVPFDLIPVHERTQSHTRARNITWRPVTIDRLITSDHAFVPLSKPEGSTVQPGEVVELKMEFAARYSGPNIGDLKVHYASDKPRQSEVILDARGGRPTLAVTPVMLDFGELPVGGKVEQSIRITNAGTNGSLHFTGVTADGDSSQFSVDVPTRGAQRYAWMAGTWPQLDAAGLEIAPGNDALELKVYFEPVAEGTFRARLRVRSDDLFNPEREIILTGRSRTSGPCEYELLPQPVMDFGNVVPGKGAVLGFRFRNPGRGECAVKDIHLSNDANGAFFMPGGKLTGGIVLYDSAFSAMVAFRPSAEGEYAGELKLTVNNPAAPTVTLPLKGVSKASCLVASPPYVDFGPIRYDCAAPPRKTYVANRCSEPITVTGATLGHGTSGQFTLRTPIPLPRTLQATEGFELEVDYARNVLGQHFTPLYLHVANEAAPFLIPLIGETNHEGIQVDRYTQGTDSQLDVLFVISNTTTMAPYQQRLRSAIPGWLEYARQQQVDLRMGVTTTGLVPRGPQCGGGANGGEAGRLFPADGSHPRVLSSASPDAAAGLQANVEVGLCHNLVQGLATMRQALSAPLSEQTDDPRTALPNDGNWGFVRPAARMAVVVLADEDDNSGFSPDSFIQFLQTLKGTGMAHRSQLYALVPTDNRCSTAGGDADRFIEVARGTGGRADSICEGSYRSLLDSVIQRAGEPQADFPLTANPTGDGELAVRVQGQPVPDTQWTYDAAANAIVFEPAAVPRPGQSVEVRYRSVCKTPPVSP; the protein is encoded by the coding sequence ATGGGGATGGGGCAGAGGGGGCGAGTCCTCGCGTTGGCGGTGCTCGTTGCCACCCTGGTTGCCTGCCACGAGGGGGAAGAGACCCGCGCGGTGCAGGCCACGGCGGTGGTGGACATGGACGTGCTCGACTTCGGCGAGGTGCCGGTAGGCGAGTGGCGGGAGCGCGAAGTGCGCATCCGCAACATCGGCTATGTGCCCTTCTTCGCCATCGAGGCACTGCCCATCATCGGCAACCCCTCCTATGAGGTGGAGCTCCAGGACGGCGGAGGCCGGGTGATGCCGGGCCAGTCGCACGTGGTGCGCGTGCGCTTCCATCCGCTCGAGGAGGGCGTCACCCAGGAGACCGTCCATGTCACCACTGACGCCAACCAGGGCTCACAAGCCCAGGTGAAGGTCACCGGCCTGGGCACCCCCACGCAGATTGGCATCGACCCGCCGGTGCTGGACTACGAGACGCTGGAGGTGGACAGCGACCGCGCGCTGGAGGTCACCATCACCAACCCGGTGGACCTGCCGCTGACGCTCGTCGTGCGAGGGAGCTCGCCGGACCCCTTCACGCCCGACACCCTCACCATTCCGCCCCAGTCCTCGCGCAAGGTGAGCACGCAGTACCTGCCCCGCGCGCTGGGCGCCATGGACGCGCGCCTGGAGGTGCGCTCGTGCGAGCACTGCACGCCGTCGGTGGTGGAGCTCAAGGGCCACTCCGTCGCCACCGCCTTCGTGTTCGACCCGGCGCCCGTGCCGTTCGATTTGATTCCGGTGCATGAGCGCACGCAGTCGCATACGCGCGCGCGCAACATCACCTGGCGGCCCGTCACCATCGACCGGCTCATCACCAGCGACCACGCCTTCGTGCCGCTCTCCAAGCCGGAGGGCTCCACGGTGCAGCCGGGCGAAGTGGTGGAACTGAAGATGGAGTTCGCCGCGCGCTACTCCGGCCCCAACATCGGCGACCTCAAGGTGCACTACGCCTCCGACAAGCCTCGGCAGTCGGAGGTCATCCTGGATGCGCGGGGCGGGCGGCCCACCCTCGCGGTGACGCCCGTGATGCTGGACTTCGGCGAGCTGCCCGTGGGCGGCAAGGTGGAGCAGTCCATCCGCATCACCAACGCGGGCACCAACGGCTCGCTGCACTTCACGGGGGTGACGGCGGATGGCGACAGCAGCCAGTTCAGCGTGGACGTGCCCACGCGCGGCGCGCAGCGCTATGCGTGGATGGCGGGCACGTGGCCCCAACTGGATGCGGCCGGGCTGGAAATCGCGCCGGGCAACGACGCGCTGGAGCTGAAGGTCTACTTCGAGCCCGTCGCGGAGGGCACCTTCCGGGCGAGGCTGCGCGTGCGCTCGGATGACCTCTTCAACCCCGAGCGCGAAATCATCCTCACGGGCCGCTCGCGCACCAGCGGGCCTTGCGAGTACGAGCTGTTGCCCCAGCCGGTGATGGACTTCGGCAACGTGGTGCCCGGCAAGGGCGCGGTGCTGGGCTTCCGCTTCCGCAACCCGGGCCGCGGTGAGTGCGCGGTGAAGGACATCCACCTGTCCAACGACGCCAACGGCGCCTTCTTCATGCCGGGCGGCAAGCTGACGGGCGGCATCGTCCTCTACGACTCCGCCTTCAGCGCCATGGTGGCCTTCCGGCCCTCGGCCGAGGGGGAGTACGCGGGAGAGCTGAAGCTGACGGTGAACAACCCGGCCGCGCCCACGGTGACGCTGCCCCTCAAGGGCGTGTCGAAGGCGAGCTGCCTCGTCGCCTCGCCGCCCTACGTGGACTTCGGCCCCATCCGCTACGACTGCGCCGCGCCGCCGCGAAAGACCTACGTCGCCAACCGGTGCAGCGAGCCCATCACCGTCACCGGCGCGACGCTGGGCCATGGCACCAGCGGCCAGTTCACCCTGCGGACGCCCATCCCCTTGCCGCGCACGCTCCAGGCGACCGAGGGGTTCGAGCTGGAGGTGGACTACGCGCGCAACGTGCTGGGTCAGCACTTCACGCCGCTGTATCTCCACGTGGCGAATGAGGCCGCGCCCTTCCTGATTCCGCTGATTGGCGAGACGAACCACGAGGGCATCCAGGTGGACCGCTACACGCAGGGCACCGACAGCCAGCTCGATGTGCTCTTCGTGATTTCCAACACGACGACGATGGCGCCCTACCAGCAGCGTCTGCGGTCGGCGATTCCCGGCTGGCTGGAGTACGCGCGTCAGCAGCAGGTGGACCTGCGCATGGGTGTCACCACCACGGGCCTGGTGCCGCGAGGTCCCCAGTGCGGCGGAGGCGCCAACGGCGGCGAGGCGGGCCGGCTGTTCCCCGCCGACGGAAGCCACCCGAGGGTGCTCTCCAGCGCCAGCCCCGACGCGGCGGCGGGGCTCCAGGCCAACGTGGAAGTGGGCCTGTGTCACAACCTGGTGCAGGGGCTCGCGACGATGCGACAGGCCCTGTCCGCGCCCTTGTCCGAGCAGACAGACGACCCGCGCACGGCCCTGCCCAATGACGGCAACTGGGGCTTCGTGCGGCCCGCGGCGCGCATGGCGGTGGTGGTGCTGGCGGACGAGGACGACAACTCGGGCTTCAGCCCCGACAGCTTCATCCAGTTCCTCCAGACGCTGAAGGGCACGGGCATGGCCCACCGCAGCCAGCTCTACGCGCTGGTGCCCACCGACAACCGCTGCTCCACCGCCGGCGGCGACGCGGACCGCTTCATCGAAGTGGCGCGCGGCACGGGGGGCCGGGCGGACTCCATCTGCGAGGGCAGCTACCGGTCCCTGCTGGATTCGGTCATCCAGCGCGCGGGGGAGCCCCAGGCGGACTTCCCCCTCACGGCCAACCCCACGGGTGACGGAGAGCTGGCCGTGCGAGTCCAGGGGCAGCCGGTGCCGGACACCCAGTGGACGTATGACGCCGCGGCCAACGCCATCGTCTTCGAACCCGCCGCGGTGCCTCGGCCTGGACAGTCGGTGGAGGTCCGCTACCGCAGCGTGTGCAAGACGCCACCCGTCTCGCCCTGA
- a CDS encoding alpha/beta fold hydrolase, which yields MSLMLESHFVDSQGLRLHVRHRPGAPAAPAVLFLHGWLDHTHSFDGVIEHVPAHWRLVLLDFRGMGKSAHAPPEAHYQSGEHLLDVEAALDGMGLSQAYVVGHSLGGIIGTTYAAARPERVLGLSLIESMGPLGGAPEVTVERLRSFLNDTRRPPRRKLYPTVEDAAARLRETNPTLPLAAALYLVRHGTERVEGGVAFTFDPRHRRRFAQGHDEAQWLAIQAALTCPVQVIRGEQGLWPDAEKLDRRQEALRTLVAPPRMIPGGHHVHLEQPAEVARALTDFIR from the coding sequence GTGTCCCTCATGCTCGAATCCCACTTCGTTGACTCCCAGGGGCTGCGCTTGCACGTGCGCCACCGCCCCGGGGCTCCCGCCGCGCCCGCCGTGCTGTTCCTCCATGGCTGGCTGGACCACACGCACAGCTTCGACGGCGTCATCGAGCATGTCCCCGCGCACTGGCGGCTGGTGCTGCTCGACTTCCGGGGCATGGGGAAGAGCGCGCACGCGCCCCCCGAGGCCCACTATCAATCCGGTGAGCACCTGCTGGACGTGGAGGCCGCGCTCGACGGGATGGGCTTGTCCCAGGCGTACGTGGTCGGCCACTCCCTGGGCGGCATCATCGGCACCACCTACGCGGCCGCACGCCCGGAGCGCGTCCTGGGCCTGTCGCTCATCGAGAGCATGGGCCCGCTGGGCGGCGCGCCCGAAGTCACGGTGGAGCGGCTGCGCTCCTTCTTGAATGACACGCGCCGGCCACCGCGCCGAAAGCTCTACCCCACGGTGGAGGACGCCGCCGCGCGCCTGCGGGAGACCAACCCCACGCTGCCCCTGGCCGCCGCCCTGTACCTGGTGCGCCACGGCACCGAGCGCGTCGAGGGAGGCGTGGCCTTCACCTTCGACCCGCGTCACCGCCGCCGCTTCGCCCAGGGCCATGACGAGGCCCAGTGGCTGGCCATCCAGGCCGCCCTCACCTGCCCGGTGCAGGTCATCCGAGGCGAGCAGGGCCTGTGGCCCGACGCCGAGAAGCTGGACCGCAGGCAGGAGGCGCTTCGCACGCTCGTTGCACCACCGCGGATGATTCCCGGAGGGCATCACGTCCACCTGGAGCAGCCCGCCGAAGTCGCTCGGGCGCTCACCGACTTCATCCGCTGA
- a CDS encoding AAA domain-containing protein, producing the protein MARDVSFFDQLGSLLAKEREAEKARLATLAEGLSLHEREEQGLSVLDLETVEEEVGLGGRVLLTLARADRSRLPSRLHNGDLVAVLPRRAEVSEPAKALVSRASATRLQLAFDRSPPPYVHEGLLRLDVVPNDVTYERMRAGLQRVKAMDKGLERRKREVLLGNEPPRTDKPREFEPGRPLNPEQLDAVGRALAAEDFFLVHGPPGTGKSTVLAEVATQAVARGQRLLCTAASNAAVDHLLDLCLGQGLRAVRVGHPARVAARLQEHTLDIVVEEHPDRVVSRELFDEAFSLLGYARRQRTQGRSRARFSNARASTTEAKAMLDEARALERKAVRSVLANADVVCVTLASLDSGVLSGEQFDLALLDEATQATEPLALLGFLRAPIVILAGDPQQLPPTVLSQDAARAGLAVSLFERLLADHGDGVKRMLLEQYRMNTRIMDFPSREMYGGQLRAHPSVADRSLADVLPAGTEVDAPPVLFLDTAGKGFDEEVEPTTRSLFNTGEADIIETRVRALLALGLSQRELAVITPYSAQAHRLRERLESFAPDVEVDTVDAFQGREKDAVLVSLTRSNSEGQVGFLNDLRRMNVALTRARRHLFVVGDSATLSGHPFYARFIEESQTHGGYRSAWEWADTP; encoded by the coding sequence ATGGCTCGTGACGTCTCCTTCTTCGACCAGCTCGGCTCCCTCCTCGCCAAGGAGCGCGAGGCCGAGAAAGCCCGCCTCGCCACCCTCGCCGAGGGCCTGTCCCTGCACGAGCGCGAGGAGCAGGGCCTGTCCGTCCTGGACCTCGAGACGGTGGAGGAAGAGGTCGGCCTGGGTGGACGCGTGCTGCTCACCCTGGCCCGCGCGGACCGCTCGCGCCTGCCCTCCCGGCTCCACAACGGAGACCTGGTGGCGGTGCTCCCCCGCCGCGCCGAGGTGAGCGAGCCCGCCAAGGCCCTGGTCTCCCGTGCCAGCGCCACGCGCCTCCAGCTCGCCTTCGACCGCTCCCCGCCCCCGTATGTCCACGAGGGCCTGCTGCGGCTGGACGTCGTCCCCAACGACGTCACCTACGAGCGGATGCGCGCGGGCCTTCAGCGCGTGAAGGCCATGGACAAGGGCCTCGAGCGCCGCAAGCGCGAGGTGCTGCTGGGCAACGAGCCGCCTCGCACGGACAAGCCTCGCGAGTTCGAGCCGGGCCGGCCCCTCAACCCCGAGCAGCTCGACGCGGTGGGACGCGCGCTCGCCGCCGAGGACTTCTTCCTGGTCCACGGCCCGCCGGGCACCGGCAAGTCCACCGTGCTCGCGGAGGTGGCCACGCAGGCCGTGGCCCGAGGCCAGCGACTGCTCTGCACCGCCGCCAGCAACGCCGCGGTGGACCACCTGTTGGACCTGTGTCTCGGCCAGGGCCTGCGCGCCGTTCGCGTGGGACATCCCGCGCGCGTCGCGGCGCGCCTCCAGGAGCACACGCTGGACATCGTCGTGGAGGAGCACCCCGACCGCGTCGTCTCGCGCGAGCTCTTCGACGAGGCCTTCTCGCTGCTCGGCTACGCGCGGCGCCAGCGCACCCAGGGCCGCAGCCGCGCGCGCTTCTCCAACGCACGCGCCTCCACCACGGAGGCCAAGGCCATGCTCGACGAGGCCCGCGCGCTCGAGCGCAAGGCGGTGCGCTCCGTGCTGGCCAACGCGGACGTCGTCTGCGTCACGCTCGCGAGCCTCGACTCCGGCGTGCTGTCCGGTGAGCAGTTCGACCTGGCGCTCCTGGATGAAGCCACCCAGGCCACCGAGCCGCTCGCGCTCCTGGGCTTCCTGCGCGCGCCCATCGTCATCCTCGCGGGCGACCCGCAGCAGCTCCCGCCCACCGTGCTCTCTCAAGACGCCGCGCGCGCGGGCCTGGCGGTGAGCCTCTTCGAGCGGCTGCTCGCGGACCACGGCGACGGCGTGAAGCGCATGCTGCTCGAGCAGTATCGGATGAACACGCGCATCATGGACTTCCCCTCGCGCGAGATGTACGGCGGCCAGCTTCGCGCCCACCCCTCCGTCGCGGACCGCTCGCTCGCGGATGTCCTGCCTGCCGGCACGGAGGTGGACGCCCCGCCCGTCCTCTTCCTCGACACCGCCGGCAAGGGCTTCGACGAGGAGGTGGAGCCCACCACACGCAGCCTCTTCAACACCGGCGAGGCCGACATCATCGAGACGCGCGTGCGCGCCCTGCTCGCGCTGGGGCTGTCACAGCGGGAGCTCGCGGTGATTACGCCCTACAGCGCCCAGGCCCACCGCCTGCGCGAGCGCCTGGAGTCCTTCGCCCCCGACGTCGAGGTGGACACCGTCGACGCCTTCCAGGGCCGCGAGAAGGACGCCGTGCTCGTCTCGCTCACCCGCTCCAACAGCGAGGGCCAGGTCGGCTTCCTCAACGACTTGCGCCGCATGAACGTCGCGCTCACCCGCGCCCGCCGGCACCTCTTCGTCGTGGGCGACTCCGCCACCCTCAGCGGCCACCCCTTCTACGCCCGCTTCATCGAGGAGTCCCAGACGCACGGCGGCTACCGCTCCGCCTGGGAGTGGGCTGATACCCCCTGA